The genome window ACATTGGCTATGGTAAAAGTTTTTCCTGAACCGGTAACCCCAAGTAATGTCTGAGCAGGTTCACCTTTATTGACTCCGTCTACAAGTTTGGATATGGCCTTGGGCTGATCGCCTGTTGGCTTATAGTGTGATGTTATGTTAAACAATTGAGCTCCTTTGTTTAGGTTATAAAAAAACATTGTCACAACCTCGGTAACACAAGCGAGTTGCTAACTGTTCCATATTTCCCAGGCTTTTTCAGCCTGGAGATGCAGCATTTCAAGTCCGTTTTTTGTCTTGGCTCCCTGAGTAGCACCTTTTTTCATGAAAAGGGTCTCTTCGGGGTTGTAAACAAGGTCAAACAGGTAATGTTTTTCTGTAAGAAATTCGTAAGGAATTGCCGGACAAGCGTCAACTTTAGGGTACATTCCGAGTGGAGATGTATTGATGATAAGTCTGAATTCTGCAAGCAAAGTGGCGTTCACATCTTCATAGCTAAGCAGGTATTCACTTCCGGATCTGGAAACCATTTTAAAAGGAATGCCGAGATCATCCAATGCCGCAATTACAGCTTTGGCTGCTCCACCAGTTCCAAGTATCAATGCTTTCAGAGATTTTGGGTCTTCGTTTCCAAGAAATTTTATAAGAGAGTTTCTAAATCCGTAATAATCGGAATTATATCCTTTTAGCTTATTTCCATTTATTACTTTAATGACATTGACAGCGCCGATTTTTCTGGCAGCAGGATCCAATTCATCCAGCATAGGAATCACAGCCTCTTTATGAGGAATTGTCACGTTCAAACCTTTTAGCTGAGACTGGGCTGAAATAACAGAGGGAAGCTCGGTGGCTTCCCTTATTTCAAATAGTTCGTATCTGCAATTTTGTATTCCCTCTTTCTCAAACTTTTCACTGAAATAGCGCTTGGAAAAAGAGTGGGTAAGCGGAAACCCAATTAATCCGTATACATTCATTAAGCTACAGTTTTTTTGCTAAACTTGCTTTTTAGATATTCAATAAGCGGAGGAGTGATGGATAAAAGAATTATTCCAAGGATTACAAGAGTAAAATTCTTTTTAACAGCTGGAATATTTCCAAATAAATAACCAAGCAGGGTAAATCCTGCTACCCATAAAATACCTCCAATAATATTATAGGAAATAAATTTTTTATAGTTCATGGTACCCACACCTGCTATAAATGGAGCAAAGGTTCTGATAATGGGCATAAAACGGGCAAAAATAATGGTTTTTCCGCCATGTTTTTCATAAAACTGCTGTGTCTTAACAAGATATTCCTTTTTCAGGAAACGATAATCCTTGCTAAAGACTTTCGGACCTATAAAATTTCCAATGAAATAATTAAGTGTATCCCCAAGAAATGCAGCAATAAATAAAAGAAGAATTAACAAACCAAGATTCAGACTACCCAATGCAGCAAAGGTTCCGGCTGCGAATAACAAAGAATCACCCGGCAAAATAGGCATTATAACTAGTCCGGTTTCCACAAAAATGATCATGAATAAAATTAAATAAGTCCAGAAACCATAATCAGTAATGATTTGGCTAAGGTGCTGATCCAGGTGGAGGAATAGGTCAATAAAGCCTTTTATTAAGTCTATCATGTTAAAGTTTATTTAGAAAATAATCAAATGTATCGCTTCTGAGTCCCAGGCGAAGTGTTTCTAAAGGAATAACTTCATTTGGAGAAATATTTCCCAGATTTACATTTGAGCTCAGCAGTTTGATAAACCAGACCTGCTGTTCCCTCTGAGGAGCTTCCCAGATTATTTTTTCAAAAGGAATTTTAGTTAAAATTTCTTCTACAAGGCCAGATCTTACTTCACCCGTAGAACGGAAAAGTCCCACATTTCCACCTTCTCTTGCTTCTCCGATTACTTTCCATGCTCCGGCATCTAATTCAGCCTGCATCAACTGAATCCACTTGTAGGGTGGTATAATTTTCTCAACGTCTTTAGATCCCACTTCAGACAATACTGTCACTTGCTGGGAAAGACGATTGATATACTGACATTTAAGATCGTGATTTAGTTCAATGCTTCCGTCAGAAACTTCAGCAAAGGTCATCTGGTATTTATCCAGAATTCTGATATAATCTTCAAATTGATTTCTAACTACAAAAGCTTCAAAAAGAGTGCCTCCGAAGTATACCGGTATGCCTGCAGATTTGTAGATGTCCAGTTTATCTTTAAGGTTTGGGGTAACATAGGAAGTTGCCCAGCCTAGTTTAATGATGTCGATATAATTCCCTGCGACTTCAATCAAATCTTCCGTTTCCCTGATACTTAAACCTTTATCCATTACCATTGTAAAGCCGTATTCTCTCGGTTTTTTAGTCCTCTCAGGGATCTTGGAAAGCACAAAATTGTTATACATCTTCTTTTCTATACTGATCAATGATTTTATACAGCGCCTTCTGAGTTTCCAACTTTGGAAAAAACTCATAAAGGACGATATGTTTTTCAAAGTTCAAAATTAAACCATTTTCTAAATAATTAAAGGCTTCTTTGTAATTACCTGCATTAATTAAATAAGCGGCGGCTCTATAATACAACAAGGCCTCCTCAGGAATTTCTTCGATGCCGTTTTTAATCAGCTCGATAGCTTTCGGATTATCTCCTTGCTCGTAATGTATAAATGACCAGTTCAGCCAAAGCTCCGGATCGTCTGGACGCAAGAAGCAGGCCTCTTCATAGGCTTCTAGGCAGGATACAATATTGCCTGTTTTGTACTCGGCTTTTGCAAGACCTGCCCAGTAGTCTGGGTTTTCTTTTTCAAGCTTTATTGCTTTCTTAAAAAAATGGATGGCTTCATAAGATTTATCCTGGCTGTCCAGACATTTTCCTAAACCGTACCACGCCTCACCACAAAAACAGTCAAGTTTTGCTGCTTTTCTGTAATATTCTATTGCCTGACCCGGTCTGTTAAGTTTTTCATAACAAGTGGCAATACTTAAATAGGTTTCCGGATCCGGATCTTCTAGTTCAAGTGTTTTATTATAGCATTCAAGTCCTCTTTCAGGTTGCTCCATTTGGACATAACAATTGCCCATATTAAACCATGCAGAGGCAAAATTGTCATTTATCGCCAGAGAAAATTCGTAAGCATGAACGGCTTTTTCATAATTGGCCAGTTTGAAATAGACAATTCCCATATTGTACCAGGCAAAATAAGAATATGGATCCTGGTTTATGAATTTTTCATAAAAGGACAGGCTGTCTTCAAGTTTGCCAGTATGGTCCAGGCAAAATGCAAGATCGTACAGAGCTTCCTCATGTTGCTGGTTTTCCTCAATAGTTTTCCTGAAAAATTCAATGGCAATGTCCATTTTACCCCATTCCTGATAGGCTAGTCCAAGGCCATAATACATATCGTCTTTTTCCTCAACTATATCCAGCGCGTTTTGAAGCAGTTCAATTGCGTCTTCAAACCTTTCCTGCTGAATCAGTATGTTGGCTTTCAGAAATATGATATCTGCATCATTAGGTTGAAACAATTCGGCTTTTTCGATATGCTCTAAAGCTTCATTAAAATCTTGCTTTTTGGCGAGAAGCTCGGCCTTGGCAACAAGAAGTTCAACGGAAAAAGGAAATTGGGTAATCGCTATCTGACATACGGACAGCGCTTTTTTGTATTTCCCGAATTCCGTATAGTGTTGAATAATGTATTCATAAGCGCTGATATCAAAAAAGATACTTTCGCCGTTTTTCAGCATCTCTTCAAACTTCCGAATCAGGTCTTTTCCCTGTTGGTTCTTTCTGAATTTCCTTTTCATTTAAGAGATAGAGCTGAATTAATTACTAAATTTTGTAAAATGTGCAAATAGCTGATTTTTAAAGAAATTGGCCAAATCTGTAAGAATTGCCATTTCTACAATTTAACAATTGAAATTTAAAGGAAGAAATAAGATTTGATTATTTTTCGACCTTTTGTAATAGTTGCTCGCAGGTCCAGGAAACCGTCTCTTCAAAGGGAATAAAGCTGTAATTGAGCAGGTTTTTAATTTTTTCATTGCTGTAAATTACATCGCTTTTTGATATACCGG of Sporocytophaga myxococcoides DSM 11118 contains these proteins:
- a CDS encoding shikimate dehydrogenase family protein; this encodes MNVYGLIGFPLTHSFSKRYFSEKFEKEGIQNCRYELFEIREATELPSVISAQSQLKGLNVTIPHKEAVIPMLDELDPAARKIGAVNVIKVINGNKLKGYNSDYYGFRNSLIKFLGNEDPKSLKALILGTGGAAKAVIAALDDLGIPFKMVSRSGSEYLLSYEDVNATLLAEFRLIINTSPLGMYPKVDACPAIPYEFLTEKHYLFDLVYNPEETLFMKKGATQGAKTKNGLEMLHLQAEKAWEIWNS
- a CDS encoding DedA family protein, which codes for MIDLIKGFIDLFLHLDQHLSQIITDYGFWTYLILFMIIFVETGLVIMPILPGDSLLFAAGTFAALGSLNLGLLILLLFIAAFLGDTLNYFIGNFIGPKVFSKDYRFLKKEYLVKTQQFYEKHGGKTIIFARFMPIIRTFAPFIAGVGTMNYKKFISYNIIGGILWVAGFTLLGYLFGNIPAVKKNFTLVILGIILLSITPPLIEYLKSKFSKKTVA
- a CDS encoding phosphosulfolactate synthase; protein product: MYNNFVLSKIPERTKKPREYGFTMVMDKGLSIRETEDLIEVAGNYIDIIKLGWATSYVTPNLKDKLDIYKSAGIPVYFGGTLFEAFVVRNQFEDYIRILDKYQMTFAEVSDGSIELNHDLKCQYINRLSQQVTVLSEVGSKDVEKIIPPYKWIQLMQAELDAGAWKVIGEAREGGNVGLFRSTGEVRSGLVEEILTKIPFEKIIWEAPQREQQVWFIKLLSSNVNLGNISPNEVIPLETLRLGLRSDTFDYFLNKL
- a CDS encoding tetratricopeptide repeat protein, which gives rise to MKRKFRKNQQGKDLIRKFEEMLKNGESIFFDISAYEYIIQHYTEFGKYKKALSVCQIAITQFPFSVELLVAKAELLAKKQDFNEALEHIEKAELFQPNDADIIFLKANILIQQERFEDAIELLQNALDIVEEKDDMYYGLGLAYQEWGKMDIAIEFFRKTIEENQQHEEALYDLAFCLDHTGKLEDSLSFYEKFINQDPYSYFAWYNMGIVYFKLANYEKAVHAYEFSLAINDNFASAWFNMGNCYVQMEQPERGLECYNKTLELEDPDPETYLSIATCYEKLNRPGQAIEYYRKAAKLDCFCGEAWYGLGKCLDSQDKSYEAIHFFKKAIKLEKENPDYWAGLAKAEYKTGNIVSCLEAYEEACFLRPDDPELWLNWSFIHYEQGDNPKAIELIKNGIEEIPEEALLYYRAAAYLINAGNYKEAFNYLENGLILNFEKHIVLYEFFPKLETQKALYKIIDQYRKEDV